The following are encoded together in the Malaya genurostris strain Urasoe2022 chromosome 3, Malgen_1.1, whole genome shotgun sequence genome:
- the LOC131436029 gene encoding fas apoptotic inhibitory molecule 1 isoform X1 — MQHGILGASRELVHSTATSSISKYSMKTGSDNQSPEVGANSGNGTKTGNRDVVARWRVPMHGKIYEVEFEHGSTSGKRVLWIDKKEIFRRDWMFKLVGEDMFKLEDKRCIIRVDPLPGFKYNYSLYVDGKSYEQFSESQAKALKTWEINMGNNFYRIVLANPISEKNTLNIYVNGKLIEESGEFVDGGTDTTFLEDGNTFVLSARTSGNKREGIVHGLTINGVAVQDASAGGTPDV; from the exons ATGCAACACGGAATACTTGGTGCATCACGAGAGCTTGTACATAGTACTGCCACCAGCAGCATTAGCAAGTATAGTATGAAAACCGGAAGTGATAATCAGTCACCCGAGGTAGGTGCAAACAGCGGAAACGGAACAAAGACCGGTAACCGAGATGTGGTGGCTCGCTGGCGAGTACCCATGCACGGTAAGATCTATGAAGTGGAATTCGAGCATGGTTCCACCAGCGGGAAGCGGGTGTTGTGGATTGACAAGAAGGAAATTTTTCGTCGGGATTGGATGTTTAAGCTCGTCGGAGAAGATATGTTCAAACTCGAGGATAAACGCTGTATTATCAGG GTGGATCCTTTACCAGGCTTTAAGTACAACTATTCCTTGTATGTGGATGGCAAATCGTACGAACAGTTCTCGGAATCTCAAGCCAAAGCGCTAAAAACTTGGGAAATCAATATGGGAAACAATTTCTATCGGATAGTATTGG CAAACCCAATTTCAGAAAAGAACACATTGAATATTTACGTTAACGGAAAATTGATAGAGGAAAGC GGTGAGTTTGTAGATGGCGGCACCGATACCACCTTTCTCGAGGACGGCAACACTTTCGTGCTGAGTGCACGGACCAGCGGCAACAAGCGGGAAGGGATTGTGCACGGGCTAACGATAAACGGTGTAGCGGTACAGGATGCCTCCGCTGGCGGAACACCAGATGTTTGA
- the LOC131436029 gene encoding fas apoptotic inhibitory molecule 1 isoform X2: protein MQHGILGASRELVHSTATSSISKYSMKTGSDNQSPEVGANSGNGTKTGNRDVVARWRVPMHGKIYEVEFEHGSTSGKRVLWIDKKEIFRRDWMFKLVGEDMFKLEDKRCIIRVDPLPGFKYNYSLYVDGKSYEQFSESQAKALKTWEINMGNNFYRIVLEKNTLNIYVNGKLIEESGEFVDGGTDTTFLEDGNTFVLSARTSGNKREGIVHGLTINGVAVQDASAGGTPDV from the exons ATGCAACACGGAATACTTGGTGCATCACGAGAGCTTGTACATAGTACTGCCACCAGCAGCATTAGCAAGTATAGTATGAAAACCGGAAGTGATAATCAGTCACCCGAGGTAGGTGCAAACAGCGGAAACGGAACAAAGACCGGTAACCGAGATGTGGTGGCTCGCTGGCGAGTACCCATGCACGGTAAGATCTATGAAGTGGAATTCGAGCATGGTTCCACCAGCGGGAAGCGGGTGTTGTGGATTGACAAGAAGGAAATTTTTCGTCGGGATTGGATGTTTAAGCTCGTCGGAGAAGATATGTTCAAACTCGAGGATAAACGCTGTATTATCAGG GTGGATCCTTTACCAGGCTTTAAGTACAACTATTCCTTGTATGTGGATGGCAAATCGTACGAACAGTTCTCGGAATCTCAAGCCAAAGCGCTAAAAACTTGGGAAATCAATATGGGAAACAATTTCTATCGGATAGTATTGG AAAAGAACACATTGAATATTTACGTTAACGGAAAATTGATAGAGGAAAGC GGTGAGTTTGTAGATGGCGGCACCGATACCACCTTTCTCGAGGACGGCAACACTTTCGTGCTGAGTGCACGGACCAGCGGCAACAAGCGGGAAGGGATTGTGCACGGGCTAACGATAAACGGTGTAGCGGTACAGGATGCCTCCGCTGGCGGAACACCAGATGTTTGA